The Phaseolus vulgaris cultivar G19833 chromosome 10, P. vulgaris v2.0, whole genome shotgun sequence DNA window ATAGTTATTAAAAAACCTTAAGAGTGTATGGAATGTGATAAGTTGATAATCATTTTAGGGGAAATTGATgaagattatataattttggaTCATTTGTGATAATTTGCCTTCAGTTTAGAGCTTCTAATTTATTGTTTGAAGAGTGAAAACTTCATATCACACTGAACATAATTTGTGTGTGGAAAGATTAAATGTTATTTTGAGCAAGTCTCTTGTTCCAACTCTAGCAAATGGAATGAAATGCGAAATTTATGAATCAGTTGAGCtgtatatatttcaaaaaaatgttTCTGAGCTTTCAATAATGGTGTCTCTACGTGATTGCTTGACTCTGTTTAAGCAATTAGTATTTAAAGGATCTCTCTCAAGAACATGAAAATATCTATTTGATTGCACTAGAACTCACTAATCAGGGACAATACTCTAAAGCTACCAGTCACTAAATCATTCTCCTCCTTATCAgataaagaaaagaagaaaaaaacaataagAATTTGACAGAAATTATGGATATTATTTGATATACAGTTTTAGCAATAAGAATTTCTtatcatttaaaatttgttttgaatTACCTAACATCAAAACATTACTTTAAGCCTCGAATCTGATAAATACATGTTCTCTTCCCAATATAGCCAACTGTGACAAGAAAAGGTATACTATAAGGCTTTCGGTAACAAGGTTGAAATATAAGTTGTCCTTAATTTGAAGGTATTGATTGACAACGTTACAAATGATAAAGTGATCACATGAATAAGGTACTATGGATGGAACAATGCCTTCAGTCCTGCACCAGTGTGGAAATTAAGTAATGCTTGAAGATAAAGGATAAGAGGTTACCAACTCCTGTGTAATAAATACAAACGGTACAAAAGAAATTTCAAATATCTGAACTTAATCTTAAACCTcctaaattttttaatcatttggGTCAAATTCTCCTGTACCTTCCTGTAATACCCTGTTCTGTTCACCTAGTATCAATTctgaaaagttttttttaaaaaattaaataactctaaataaataaagcataattttcttttaaataactTTAGTTACATTTTATTCAAGAAGAGAATAGTTTTATCACTTAATCATTTGAATATACATAAGAATAGTTTTATCACTTAATCATTTGAATATACTTAATCATTTGAATATATGTGGGAAGATTGACGaaaagatttgttatatttgatattttctaaagataattattttttacttttacaatTCAGTTTTGCACTTCAGTTCCATACCtactttacaattttattattctttattcACAATGTTTAAGAGAGTAGTTTCGTCATTTATCATTTGAGCATGTGAGAAGAATGTTGCCCAACGTTTAGTTCAATAAAAGATTTATTGCATTTGACGTTTacttaagataaaaaaaattagcttTGTAATCCAATTTTTCACTTTGTTGATTTTGTAgcttccaaaaaataaaataaaaaactaaccGAAACACAATCCCTACAAAACTTATCTCAATCATCAACATTTACCACCAACCACCACAAACAATCAgcatcacttgaaaatgaaaaaaaaatatacatactCTCCACCATACTCAAAAGTTTATTAttgaaattgagaaaaaaaaaatgaaggtgTGAAAGAAGGTAGAGTTGTAGGGAGAATTTAGCTCATTTGGTATGACtatttctttcctttcttaTGTTATAAGGTTTTAATACCTTAATAGGAGTGTTAATTTGAATCATGTGCTAATAATCGGTTACGCAACTCAGCTCCCTTCTTTTGTGAAGTACATAATAGACTTAGTAACAAAGTTGAGGATACACCTTGATCCAACCCAACCAACCTTTTGAATTGAGCGAGTgagtttaaaatttatgttgagAAGTCCAACGAATAACGTTAATTGCAACAAAAAAGCCGTAGAATAGATTGCGTGTACACTACAGCTCCGGTTACCTCGGAAGTGTTGTATGATTTGTGGAACACTCCCTTTCGCTTCTCCACACATCTTTTTCATCAGAGCCACGCCAAACTTCAAAATTTTCACCTCCCCCATGAACAAAAGGCCAATCGAAACCAAAGTGTCTCCTAATAACTGCAAGTAACAAAGTTGCATAGCTATTTAAGTGGAATTAGCTGATATTAAAAAGtgataatgaaattaaaataagtagAAAGTTGAAGATAATGCAGTAGAATGAAAGAGACATGGTTGAGAGAGATAAAAGCAGGAGAGTGTGGTGTTTGTGGTGAATCCAGCGAAGGAATTAAATGGGGTGTGGAAGTAGAGTGGCTCCTGAAAGCATAATAGAGGGTATTAAATGCAGCAGCTAATACCCCCACCCACCTCCTTTGGCCCTCACAACAAACACATAACACACTTACACTATTCCCTCCCCTCTCCTTTCACAAATGGAGAATTTCCCAACtcatccttcttcttcttcttcttctttttctttttcttcttctttttcacctTCTTCTCTTCAATGTCCTCCTTCAACTCCTTCTCCCCTCCACCCCCCACCCCTTACTTCACCAACCTCGGCTTCGGCTACTCCATCGCCATCGCCCTCGgagtcctcttcctcatctccACCCTCATCCTCTCCTCCTACCTCTGCTGCCGCACCCTCCGCCACCGCAACAACAACCACCACCGCCGCCGCCACCGCCACAACCTCCACGCCCCTGATGGCATCGTTCTCCCGCGCGTTATCTTCGTCGCCGAGGACGACGACGACGGCGCCCGACAGAACGACGCTGTCTCCGGCCTCGAACAGGCCGTCATAAACTCCTACCCCAAGTTCCCCTTCACCAAAGACGGCGGCTACGACACCACGTGCTCCATCTGTCTCTGCGACTACAAGGATACGGAGATGCTGAGGATGATGCCCGAGTGTCGACACTACTTTCACCTCTGCTGCCTCGACCCCTGGCTCAAGCTCAACGGCTCCTGCCCCGTGTGCCGGAACTCCCCCATGCCCACGCCGCTGTCCACGCCGCTGCAGGAGGTGGTGCCGCTCTCGCAGTACGCCGCCGATGCCAGGGGGAGGAGGTGAATTCTCTCACGGGGCTTCGGGTTCAGTGGGAAAGTCATTCGACAAATATCAGAGTaatgttttcttttcaaaattgcaGTTTTATCTtggatgtaataaaaaaaagtttttttaagcCTTAACGAGATAAAACTACAATTTTGATTAGACAGGGTCACTGAGATCGTTTAGAAAGATTGTATCaaaattttatgtaaaatgTAAATCTTCCCTGTAGAAGGGAGATGatgggtattttttttttttaaattgagatGAAAGATGAGGAGGTGGGGTGGGAATGTGTGTAGGATTATTGGTAAAGGACCAACTTTGTACCAAATGTTACTTTTTTAGGGAAAATTATCCGAGATCGCGTTTTGTTAGTACCACGATTTGGTAATGATTTGACATTGGATAATAGGTACTATTTTTTGTTCTAGTTTCGTTGGTTTGACCTACTGTAGAATCTCTTGGTGAGAATATTACACTGGTTTTTTTCACTTTTGTggggttttatttatttattaattaattatctttttctaGCTAAGAAATTGGTTGTGAACTTGTTGTGGTGCATTTTATGTCTTCCGGTTAAAGTGATGGACCCATGGGGTTGTCGTCATGAGTAGACAGCTTGCATTTGGTGATCATTCATTCCCGGGACAGACAAGGTTTTCTGcctatttcttttctttgttttgggCCAATATTTATGTTGTCGTATTCGGCATGGAGAAAGTCAAATGGATTACGGATTCCAATCGTGAGATGTTTATCTAGTTTTATGCAAACCAGCTTTAGGTAGTGAATTGTATTTTAGCCTTACTTAAGCTGCACTACACATTTACTAACATTACATGATCTAACGTGGTGGTTCATGTGACGCCAGCTTGTTCTTAAAGCTGTGGCATTATTAACTAGTGCTTCCTATACTCAGCtgtattttttagtttcttgcTATTGCCATTCCTCTAGATCTGTGCTAGAGTTGAATAATCACCACA harbors:
- the LOC137818756 gene encoding RING-H2 finger protein ATL67-like, with the protein product MQQLIPPPTSFGPHNKHITHLHYSLPSPFTNGEFPNSSFFFFFFFFFFFFFFTFFSSMSSFNSFSPPPPTPYFTNLGFGYSIAIALGVLFLISTLILSSYLCCRTLRHRNNNHHRRRHRHNLHAPDGIVLPRVIFVAEDDDDGARQNDAVSGLEQAVINSYPKFPFTKDGGYDTTCSICLCDYKDTEMLRMMPECRHYFHLCCLDPWLKLNGSCPVCRNSPMPTPLSTPLQEVVPLSQYAADARGRR